The proteins below are encoded in one region of Phaeodactylum tricornutum CCAP 1055/1 chromosome 3, complete sequence:
- a CDS encoding predicted protein, with translation MNRDLPSEPVPSVSLLVGRTIGSRINLLPEDFKPGIDDVICGRGKKCYSHIGNERFRQRVLGMLDKYSQARSKLDKSSVLNDVVEQVRIASPRGGFIKQDEATRRWFEVGDFLAREKTSQTFRDALHEHYKSSSVAKKKRRQKEQAKVSEKLQRGGLADFKQQDPSRSSSDSYLASANEDQAALGILARLHQLSELRKEHASLGLAASMYRLSSHNTKAHPRFSNCSFQRASPETQSGGISMHASSEEPFKSRFDDRGNLRRNAQRSFSLPSSPQTLPTYGFDLELDWLSHSLPTVQFPRNEATDGMEAIHHTLPQPSYTDHISLASWSNQQALVSPPSFPHYASFGKPKLLANIKLPPVGDGISKDLLSSLEKLTEPSFGDCNPFEPIPLTPIGDLKKPDNLDQAAKVQGTPLVEDPILTDTSQTQKTSLERNRSAFLRKQKRRQPWGGGHHTAQIATFSGRRELQKGADETFISSSFGFQHVCHRREYWCRS, from the exons ATGAACCGAGATTTGCCCTCCGAGCCTGTCCCATCGGTATCCTTGCTAGTTGGCCGAACTATTGGTAGTCGCATCAACCTCTTGCCGGAAGATTTCAAACCTGGAATAGACGACGTGATTTGTGGAAGGGGGAAGAAATGTTACAGTCACATTGGAAATGAGCGCTTTCGGCAAAGAGTATTAGGGATGTTAGATAAGTATTCTCAGGCTCGATCAAAATTGGATAAATCGAGCGTGCTGAATGATGTTGTCGAGCAAGTGCGGATAGCAAGTCCAAGAGGAGGATTCATTAAACAAGACGAAGCAACTCGTCGCTGGTTTGAAGTTGGTGATTTTCTCGCAAGAGAGAAGACTTCCCAGACTTTCCGCGACGCTCTACACGAGCACTACAAGTCCAGTAGTGTAGCAAAAAAGAAGCGGAGACAGAAGGAACAAGCAAAAGTAAGCGAGAAGTTGCAAAGGGGCGGCTTGGCGGATTTCAAGCAACAGGATCCATCTCGCAGCAGCTCGGATT CATACTTGGCGTCGGCGAATGAAGATCAGGCTGCTTTGGGCATCTTGGCCCGATTACATCAGCTTTCCGAGTTGCGAAAGGAACATGCTAGCTTAGGATTAGCAGCTTCAATGTATCGCCTGTCCAGCCATAACACAAAGGCACACCCCCGGTTTTCAAATTGTTCATTCCAAAGAGCTTCCCCTGAAACCCAGTCAGGTGGAATTTCGATGCATGCTTCTAGCGAGGAACCATTTAAAAGTCGGTTTGACGACCGTGGAAATCTTCGCCGAAATGCTCAGCGATCTTTTTCGCTTCCGTCATCTCCACAAACACTTCCTACATATGGTTTTGATCTTGAACTGGATTGGCTCAGTCACTCTCTTCCAACAGTGCAGTTTCCTCGAAATGAAGCAACAGATGGAATGGAAGCTATACATCACACTTTGCCCCAGCCAAGTTACACCGACCATATTTCACTTGCTTCCTGGTCCAACCAACAGGCACTGGTATCACCCCCCAGCTTCCCACATTATGCTTCGTTCGGAAAGCCGAAGTTGTTAGCGAATATTAAGCTTCCTCCAGTAGGAGATGGAATTTCGAAAGACTTGTTGAGTTCGCTGGAGAAGTTAACAGAACCTTCTTTCGGCGATTGCAATCCGTTTGAGCCTATTCCGCTGACTCCAATTGGAGATTTGAAAAAACCTGACAACCTTGATCAGGCTGCTAAAGTGCAAGGGACTCCGCTGGTGGAAGATCCTATTCTGACAGATACATCGCAAACACAAAAAACGTCCTTGGAAAGGAATAGATCGGCATTTTTGAGAAAACAAAAGAGGAGGCAACCATGGGGCGGTGGGCACCA CACAGCACAAATTGCTACTTTCTCTGGACGACGCGAACTACAAAAGGGTGCCGACGAGACTTTTATTTCGTCATCCTTTGGATTTCAGCATGTTTGTCATCGACGTGAATACTGGTGCCGTAGCTGA
- a CDS encoding predicted protein: MESIPSESFLDEGQMSTANNKSSLAKGEAAKNMQPLPDDFQPGENDVICGRGRNVFNHIGNDSFRTIVAGYLDHYNQASAKLEKSFILSEIVTKVRELSPNGGFVKKDPKSGRWFEVGDFLAREKTSQAFRDALHDKYRSSNTAKKLRRQVEQIDRLHSSQSDEERDFISQNSASLQLGDLESVQSSLLGTDLQRANAFLGENLQLMQARRSARSVLDFHANNKATGPLKQNNFNWSCPNLGSKRNTTPLNTEASMQNFDWGTAGQTNTKPSASLFADLGDFPPLPIANGMLANQTGGLPGRNQNSASFANLPLGNTSLLANFLSQSIAPIHENAPVEGPSIQALMGRASKFDPFDSMLSPEDSQKESLKSLDDIMITPIGAGKDSDLFAKLALLTDEYKGDGNVFEPTPIGETA, translated from the coding sequence ATGGAGTCTATCCCAAGTGAATCGTTCTTGGATGAGGGGCAGATGTCAACAGCAAATAATAAAAGCAGTCTTGCCAAGGGAGAGGCAGCAAAAAATATGCAGCCGCTCCCAGATGACTTCCAACCTGGAGAGAACGATGTTATTTGTGGGCGCGGCCGCAATGTTTTCAACCACATTGGTAATGATAGCTTTCGTACGATTGTTGCGGGGTACTTGGATCATTATAATCAAGCTTCAGCCAAGTTAGAGAAGAGTTTTATCCTCTCAGAGATCGTTACGAAGGTCCGTGAACTCAGCCCGAACGGTGGATTTGTGAAAAAGGATCCCAAATCAGGCCGCTGGTTTGAAGTAGGTGACTTTCTGGCCCGGGAGAAAACTTCCCAAGCATTCCGCGACGCTCTTCACGACAAGTACAGATCAAGCAACACAGCAAAAAAGCTGAGGCGCCAAGTCGAACAAATAGACAGGCTGCATTCCTCCCAAAGCGATGAGGAACGAGATTTTATTTCGCAGAACTCGGCTTCCCTCCAATTGGGTGATCTTGAATCTGTACAATCATCCTTACTTGGAACGGACCTACAGAGAGCGAACGCTTTTTTGGGGGagaacttacagttaatgcaAGCACGCCGGTCAGCTCGTTCAGTACTGGACTTTCatgccaacaacaaggcTACAGGCCCCCTGAAACAAAACAATTTCAATTGGTCATGCCCTAATCTCGggagcaaaagaaacacaACTCCGCTCAATACCGAAGCTTCGATGCAAAATTTCGACTGGGGTACGGCCGGCCAAACGAATACCAAGCCCTCAGCGAGCCTTTTTGCAGATTTGGGTGATTTCCCTCCTCTGCCCATCGCTAACGGCATGCTGGCCAACCAGACAGGGGGTTTGCCGGGAAGAAATCAAAACAGTGCATCATTCGCCAACCTTCCTCTCGGGAACACATCGTTGCTTGCAAATTTTTTGTCGCAATCAATTGCTCCCATCCATGAGAATGCGCCTGTGGAAGGTCCATCGATTCAAGCTCTAATGGGAAGAGCTTCCAAGTTTGATCCGTTTGACAGCATGCTTTCTCCCGAAGATTCGCAAAAAGAATCACTTAAGTCTTTGGATGATATCATGATCACGCCTATAGGAGCAGGTAAGGATTCGGACTTGTTTGCTAAACTAGCACTACTCACTGATGAATATAAGGGGGATGGCAATGTTTTTGAGCCGACACCCATCGGAGAGACCGCATAA
- a CDS encoding predicted protein produces the protein MHARYRQDARSNTILFESTKCTEVNSSQLLPPSKLTLNQAVEEAEVLRQRARGLLEEVETMEAALKESRSRKANKKISEKMHMVDKLFLNRPLTPEAVARVMREERWSADQACLVLDALYDRLTQGSSTLSPAELKIGDHQTREGANHTEVLILESYIDCLIRGAENLDQAWSSPSESRHPRWSGRVASTLKSQLNERYRRDAENFQLRVAAGANDAVLNANETVQEYMRRTLGLPSLTEEMLGKSRNLTHVMNRISLIPVWIPSSLLQFVTRTRARISPADVKAIKNEVLVESRFFCTSFDSIPSAAIFRGNLRPPVGHTETRNLPAECFRAIQQKMDERGLSERVQLFLMPDPEWRPTRDVRDSKPKPVILAIPQDIGPSRPESVDWRRFALKCFAVGLSALTTYTYSVSCFALNPFFFESIVSRNDVSVLRVCLPVFVGVVAVQLVHELAHYFVAKQRDIKIGLPTTVPSTQLGTFGCVTPLKSFPTTREALLDFSLSGPVAAILMSIIMMSLGISATLNASAATISTFPTVPLTMLKSSLLTGILLSVLAPKVMMMPLPQPIPLHPIFFAGFVGLISSALNLLPIVRIDGGRACTAALGGRVGAFASIGTAMFLLSFLASGSSGLGLAFGLFVGIFQRRPEVPVRDEVTEVGRFRLGAWVVSVGIAAFSLMPFPGCSGIL, from the coding sequence ATGCATGCTCGATATCGACAAGATGCTCGGTCCAACACAATTCTCTTTGAATCGACAAAATGCACGGAGGTAAATTCCTCGCAGCTTCTGCCGCCCTCAAAGTTGACTTTAAATCAAGCTGTTGAAGAAGCCGAAGTTTTGCGCCAGCGTGCGAGAGGTCTGCTGGAGGAGGTCGAGACCATGGAAGCCGCGTTGAAAGAGTCTCGATCGCGGAAAGCCAATAAAAAAATATCAGAAAAGATGCATATGGTTGATAAGCTCTTCTTGAATCGGCCGCTGACACCGGAAGCGGTGGCGCGCGTTATGCGAGAAGAACGCTGGTCAGCCGATCAGGCCTGTCTCGTTTTGGATGCCTTGTACGATCGGTTGACGCAAGGATCTAGCACTTTATCACCTGCCGAACTAAAAATCGGCGATCATCAAACAAGGGAAGGAGCCAACCACACCGAGGTGTTGATTTTGGAATCTTACATTGATTGCTTGATTCGTGGCGCGGAGAATTTAGATCAAGCATGGAGCAGTCCCTCCGAAAGCCGCCATCCTCGATGGTCTGGTCGGGTAGCGTCCACGCTAAAATCACAACTCAACGAACGTTATCGCAGAGATGCAGAAAATTTTCAATTGCGAGTAGCAGCTGGGGCTAACGACGCTGTTCTAAACGCAAACGAAACCGTACAGGAGTATATGCGGCGAACACTTGGCTTACCGTCTTTAACGGAGGAAATGTTGGGAAAGTCTAGAAACCTCACACATGTCATGAATCGTATTTCGCTGATACCAGTGTGGATACCATCGTCTTTGCTACAATTCGTGACTCGTACCAGAGCCAGAATCAGCCCCGCGGACGTTAAAGCTATCAAGAATGAAGTGTTAGTGGAGAGCCGCTTCTTTTGTACGTCGTTTGATTCCATACCAAGCGCTGCGATCTTTCGAGGTAATTTAAGACCGCCTGTAGGGCATACTGAAACACGGAATTTGCCTGCCGAGTGCTTCAGAGCGATTCAGCAAAAAATGGATGAACGAGGTCTGTCGGAAAGAGTTCAGCTCTTCCTCATGCCAGATCCAGAGTGGCGACCAACCAGAGACGTGAGAGATTCGAAACCTAAACCGGTAATTTTAGCTATCCCACAAGACATTGGCCCATCGAGACCGGAAAGTGTGGACTGGAGACGATTCGCACTCAAATGCTTTGCTGTTGGACTGAGCGCATTAACGACTTATACATACTCTGTCAGCTGTTTTGCACTGAATCCATTTTTCTTCGAGTCAATTGTCAGTCGAAATGACGTGTCAGTGCTAAGAGTCTGCCTCCCAGTGTTTGTCGGGGTTGTGGCTGTACAACTTGTTCACGAATTAGCGCATTACTTTGTTGCGAAACAGCGTGATATCAAGATAGGATTACCCACTACCGTTCCTTCGACGCAACTGGGTACGTTCGGCTGCGTAACCCCTTTAAAATCCTTTCCTACAACCCGCGAAGCCCTTCTCGATTTTTCCCTGAGCGGACCTGTCGCTGCAATTTTGATGTCAATCATCATGATGAGCCTTGGTATCTCCGCAACCCTCAATGCGTCCGCAGCCACTATCTCAACCTTTCCAACGGTTCCTCTCACTATGTTAAAATCCAGTCTTCTAACCGGAATACTATTGAGCGTGCTAGCACCAAAAGTTATGATGATGCCCCTGCCTCAACCTATTCCGCTACATCCCATTTTCTTCGCTGGGTTTGTCGGACTCATTTCTTCTGCCCTGAACTTGTTACCAATAGTTCGCATTGATGGCGGACGCGCCTGTACAGCGGCACTGGGGGGCCGTGTGGGCGCCTTCGCCTCCATTGGAACCGCCatgtttttgttgtcgttccTGGCTTCTGGAAGTTCTGGTTTGGGCCTAGCATTCGGATTGTTTGTGGGAATCTTTCAGCGCCGACCTGAAGTCCCCGTGCGAGATGAAGTAACCGAAGTCGGTAGGTTCCGACTCGGGGCATGGGTAGTTTCCGTGGGAATTGCCGCTTTTTCCTTAATGCCATTTCCAGGATGCTCCGGAATTCTTTAG
- a CDS encoding short-chain alcohol dehydrogenase with NAD or NADP as acceptor (Possibly a short-chain dehydrogenase/reductase related to alcohol reductase.; +) encodes MSDSDRYSMPDQQARFARAKKESNERYLDITTVYDPAFLKGKRVAVTGANRGIGLALAKELTEAGAKLVAIVRSTSDELEKLNPDELIKGVDQTSNELCVDLEHAIKGGPIDILINNAGYFMREEETLDNLDFNEQLKTIDICAIGPLRVTSALLRAGALLDGSKVVMITSQGGSVTWRTTQNPDGHDYGHHMSKAAANMMAALLAQEVKSKGIAVGIFHPGFNKTGMTEKYKQIWEVEGAVDAAVGAKRIMHEAGKLSMETSGKFINCEDGLEIPF; translated from the exons ATGTCTGACTCGGATCGCTATTCCATGCCAGATCAGCAGGCTCGCTTCGCTCGAGCCAAAAAAGAGAGCAACGAACGCTATCTTGACATTACCACGGTATACGACCCAGCCTTTCTCAAGGGCAAGCGTGTTGCCGTAACGGGAGCCAACCGAGGCATCGGTCTGGCCTTGGCCAAGGAATTGACTGAAGCTGGAGCCAAACTCGTCGCCATAGTTCGTTCAACTTCGGATGAACTCGAAAAACTAAATCCTGACGAGCTCATTAAGGGTGTAGACCAGACCAGCAATGAGCTGTGTGTGGACCTCGAACATGCCATAAAAGGTGGCCCCATCGATATT CTTATCAATAACGCGGGCTATTTTATGCGCGAAGAAGAAACCTTGGATAATCTAGACTTCAATGAGCAGCTCAAGACGATCGACATCTGCGCCATTGGACCGCTTCGAGTAACTTCCGCGCTTCTTCGCGCAGGGGCGCTTCTGGACGGGTCCAAGGTGGTCATGATTACCTCCCAGGGCGGTTCTGTCACATGGAGAACTACCCAGAATCCTGACGGTCACGATTATGGACACCACATGTCCAAGGCGGCGGCCAACATGATGGCGGCGCTGTTGGCACAAGAAGTCAAAAGCAAAGGTATCGCTGTTGGTATTTTTCATCCGGGTTTCAATAAGACGGGCATGACCGAAAAGTATAAACAAATTTGGGAAGTAGAAGGTGCTGTTGATGCCGCAGTTGGTGCCAAGCGCATCATGCACGAAGCTGGGAAACTTTCTATGGAAACGAGCGGCAAGTTTATTAATTGCGAAGATGGACTCGAAATTCCATTCTAA
- a CDS encoding predicted protein: MDHAVSGLASVYRELRTRSKTRQEQKNVDKADHGTESQSLTLTKALLLHQRRNLIVTGLLRLLNTSIQAFPAVLVSRLLKLIEAGDTHAPAKALQAAVTLVAVLSIKMLVENQYFHKVVKCSTQVRGSLAGLIFDKSLRLPGGGSGVTHKDGNGETSALGSGGVLNLMQSDASLIESAALQFHTTWDGPLQIAIYTYLLYQYLGSSVFWGISVLLATIPINSVTLRILNRLAKFENEAKDRRTKRTAESISNMKLLKLQGWEQRFADDIRIHRKEELSRHVSRGIVRAVNTAVSNAVPALVLVVTLTAYAKTGRPIVASTIFTAISLFNQLRFPLFFYPMLIDSLANGKNAMRRISTYLSSEEITPYVNFFPTVDGTGGSIEMTNGNFLWSSTRSIDGNTTSISPALSNVKLKVYPGEVVAVVGTVGSGKSALIRGLLGELNPSVGDGVLDRATVITHGNVAYCSQEAWLPKGTLRDAIVFGREYDKDRYRAAIYDAGLDKDIVNDASLADSTEGILSHDTDVGEGGSSLSGGQRARVALARALYAGDDTKVFLLDDCLSALDASVGSMVFERITARLRKTNAATVLVTNDPSLPRRCDRVYLMGKISSFGSCSTIVDNGSYDDLLSRGHNLRSISTVESNFGIDKKIDSQSGSRVHSDAGSAVDNMIAAQPTREERRTHVTGVLEEPTNATDIKQWRHADPECSIVGPGHFKDTSALADDERPLMSSSVTKLTSADDFMSAGAVPRSTYVAYFKSVRKPILVFAMIASYLMANGAQFYQQYTVAKWTELSHADAMAAALGAKYLRSLVNAAGVVSVFLWFRSVFTMQVGVRASDFFHSRMLSSVFSAPMSFFDATPSGQILSRFGKEIETVDRGVPDSIGSVLFCFLQIFMSIGALSAIITPGMLGPLGIVTYMYIKTMAKFRPAARDMKRAETKTRSPIYTQFGEALRGTETIRSIPGAKQTWSSKHRSLSDQNLGVFYTVKSFDRWLSTRLESLGNTVVFTAAVASVFLTRAGRMEAGSAGWGLTQALAITGLLTWAVRCLTDLETSMMSVMRVKELTDLDRDEVDVPGQTNVLLKDGWPWKGNVIFRNVSMKYNPSSPLVLRSVTVAIPAGTTLGVVGRTGSGKSSLLLTLFRLAEIESNGSIEIDGVDIRSVSLETLRSSLAIIPQDPVLFAGSISYNLDASGNAEPSEMWNALKAASPSLARQFMSTGGLESPISEGGKNLSLGQRQLICLARALLRQSKILVLDEATSSVDSKTDQDVQETIRREFVEKGVTVITVAHRLDTVLGYDKIAVLGAGRMLEYGAPNELLQKTSGELRRLVDADRLSKEKGSKQQASTNNKVPAGLM; the protein is encoded by the exons ATGGATCACGCTGTCTCGGGTCTGGCGTCAGTTTATCGGGAGCTGAGGACTCGATCGAAGACTCGTCAAGAGCAGAAAAATGTGGACAAAGCCGATCATGGGACGGAATCACAATCACTGACATTGACCAAAGCCTTGCTGTTGCATCAAAGACGAAATCTAATTGTGACAGGGCTGTTGCGCCTTCTGAATACGTCCATTCAGGCATTTCCGGCTGTTCTGGTCTCTCGTCTCCTCAAACTTATCGAAGCCGGTGACACACACGCGCCTGCCAAGGCCCTCCAAGCTGCCGTCACTCTTGTCGCGGTACTTAGCATCAAAATGCTTGTGGAGAACCAGTACTTCCACAAGGTTGTTAAATGCTCAACGCAAGTGCGCGGCTCATTGGCGGGGCTGATCTTTGACAAGAGTCTGCGACTGCCTGGTGGGGGCAGCGGTGTCACGCACAAGGATGGCAACGGCGAAACGTCCGCTCTTGGTTCCGGAGGTGTCCTCAATTTGATGCAATCCGACGCAAGTTTGATTGAAAGTGCCGCCTTACAGTTTCATACCACATGGGATGGCCCGCTGCAAATTGCCATTTACACATACTTGCTGTACCAGTATTTGGGGTCGTCTGTTTTCTGGGGGATCAGTGTCTTATTGGCCACAATTCCGATCAATAGTGTCACATTACGCATCCTTAATCGACTCGCCAAATTTGAGAATGAAGCCAAAGATAGGCGCACCAAACGTACGGCCGAGTCTATCAGCAACATGAAGCTACTTAAACTTCAAGGCTGGGAGCAACGCTTTGCGGATGACATTCGTATACATCGGAAGGAAGAACTTTCCCGACACGTTTCCCGTGGTATCGTTCGAGCTGTGAATACGGCTGTTTCCAACGCTGTTCCAGCCTTGGTGTTGGTCGTAACGTTGACTGCCTACGCCAAGACTGGACGTCCAATCGTGGCGAGTACCATTTTTACAGCCATTTCACTTTTCAATCAACTACGATTTCCACTATTTTTTTATCCAATGCTCATTGACTCTCTCGCGAATGGCAAAAACGCAATGCGACGCATTTCGACGTATTTGTCATCCGAAGAAATTACACCATACGTGAATTTTTTCCCGACTGTCGACGGTACGGGTGGCTCAATTGAAATGACAAATGGTAACTTTCTGTGGTCGTCGACAAGGTCCATAGATGGAAATACTACGTCAATTTCTCCAGCCTTGTCCAACGTCAAACTAAAGGTATACCCTGGAGAAGTAGTTGCAGTGGTTGGAACCGTTGGAAGCGGTAAAAGCGCACTCATTAGGGGCTTACTTGGCGAACTGAATCCA TCAGTCGGAGACGGCGTTCTTGACCGAGCAACAGTGATTACGCACGGGAACGTCGCTTATTGTTCGCAAGAAGCATGGCTTCCGAAAGGCACGCTACGGGATGCGATTGTGTTTGGACGGGAGTATGACAAAGATCGATACCGAGCTGCAATTTATGATGCAGGGTTGGATAAGGATATTGTGAATGATGCCAGCCTCGCGGATTCGACGGAAGGTATTTTGAGCCATGACACCGATGTAGGCGAAGGTGGATCCTCTCTCTCCGGTGGACAGCGAGCGCGAGTGGCTCTGGCTCGGGCCTTGTACGCCGGTGACGATACCAAGGTATTTCTATTGGACGATTGCTTGTCAGCTTTGGACGCAAGTGTTGGCTCGATGGTATTTGAACGAATCACTGCTCGATTGCGAAAAACAAACGCCGCGACCGTTCTAGTCACCAATGATCCGTCATTGCCAAGACGTTGTGATAGAGTGTACTTAATGGGCAAGATTTCGAGTTTTGGCTCATGCTCAACAATAGTGGACAATGGAAGCTACGATGATCTTCTATCTCGCGGCCACAACCTGAGAAGTATCTCAACTGTCGAATCAAATTTTGGAATTGACAAAAAaattgattcacagtcaggcagTCGTGTTCATTCTGATGCGGGAAGCGCTGTCGATAATATGATTGCTGCTCAACCGACAAGGGAGGAGAGGAGAACTCACGTAACCGGTGTTTTGGAGGAACCCACAAACGCAACAGATATTAAACAATGGCGCCATGCCGATCCAGAGT GTTCTATCGTTGGACCGGGTCATTTCAAGGATACCAGCGCTCTCGCAGACGACGAGCGTCCCTTGATGTCCTCTAGTGTCACGAAGTTAACATCAGCGGATGATTTCATGTCAGCAGGAGCAGTTCCACGATCCACATATGTAGCTTACTTCAAATCGGTGAGGAAACcaattcttgtttttgcTATGATTGCTTCCTATTTAATGGCAAATGGCGCACAGTTTTACCAGCAATATACGGTTGCGAAATGGACTGAGCTTTCTCATGCCGAtgccatggcggctgctCTCGGAGCCAAGTATCTGCGTTCCCTTGTGAATGCTGCGGGCGTCGTTTCTGTCTTCTTATGGTTCCGAAGCGTTTTTACTATGCAAGTTGGTGTCCGTGCATCAGATTTCTTTCACTCTCGCATGCTGTCGTCGGTTTTTTCGGCCCCAATGTCGTTCTTTGACGCAACCCCTTCGGGTCAGATTTTGTCCagatttggaaaagaaattgagACTGTGGATCGAGGAGTGCCAGATAGCATTGGGTCAGTTCTTTTCTGTTTCCTACAAATCTTTATGTCAATTGGTGCGCTATCTGCTATCATAACGCCTGGAATGCTTGGTCCTCTAGGTATTGTTACATATATGTATATCAAGACTATGGCGAAATTCCGCCCGGCAGCTCGAGACATGAAACGAGCCGAAACAAAGACTCGGTCGCCAATTTACACGCAATTTGGCGAGGCACTTCGAGGTACAGAGACGATCCGTTCTATTCCAGGCGCGAAGCAGACTTGGTCCTCGAAGCATCGCTCATTGTCTGATCAAAACCTTGGAGTATTTTACACGGTGAAATCCTTCGATCGTTGGCTTTCAACCCGGTTGGAATCACTTGGCAATACAGTCGTCTTTACGGCAGCAGTTGCCTCAGTCTTCTTAACTCGCGCTGGCCGGATGGAAGCTGGATCAGCAGGCTGGGGTCTCACGCAGGCTCTTGCAATTACCGGTCTACTGACATGGGCGGTCCGCTGCTTGACAGATCTAGAGACTAGTATGATGAGTGTCATGAGAGTCAAAGAGCTGACAGATTTGGACAGAGACGAAGTTGATGTACCCGGGCAAAC CAATGTCCTCTTGAAAGATGGATGGCCCTGGAAGGGCAATGTTATTTTTCGAAATGTTTCAATGAAGTACAATCCGTCATCGCCACTTGTTCTTCGTTCTGTAACGGTCGCAATACCGGCAGGAACGACACTCGGGGTGGTCGGACGAACGGGATCAGGAAAGAGTTCCCTTCTTTTAACTTTGTTCCGACTAGCTGAGATAGAGAGTAACGGCTCAATTGAAATTGATGGTGTGGATATTCGATCAGTCAGTTTGGAAACGCTGCGAAGTTCGCTTGCGATAATTCCTCAGGATCCTGTTCTATTTGCTGGTAGTATATCATATAATCTGGATGCCAGTGGTAACGCAGAGCCGTCAGAAATGTGGAATGCCTTAAAGGCTGCCTCGCCAAGTCTCGCACGCCAATTTATGTCGACAGGTGGTCTCGAGTCCCCAATTTCAGAAGGTGGAAAAAATTTAAGCCTAGGACAACGACAGCTCATCTGCCTAGCACGGGCCTTGCTCCGGCAAAGTAAGATTCTCGTCTTGGACGAGGCTACCAGCAGCGTGGATTCGAAAACAGACCAAGACGTCCAGGAGACCATCCGTCGAGAATTCGTTGAGAAGGGCGTGACAGTAATCACCGTAGCTCATCGTTTGGATACGGTGCTGGGTTACGACAAGATTGCTGTACTTGGAGCGGGAAGAATGCTAGAATATGGAGCACCAAACGAGCTTTTGCAGAAAACCAGCGGCGAGCTTCGACGCTTGGTCGATGCTGATAGACtcagcaaagaaaaaggttCCAAGCAACAAGCATCAACTAACAATAAGGTCCCGGCGGGGCTTATGTAA
- a CDS encoding predicted protein: MNLTLKVLSCAPRAFEIENFLSRQEVEHIVQLASGVDLKLSSTGDITGHKETPKELQTDSRRTRTSYNSWVPREKSPIIDAIYRRAADVMRIDEALLRHRSDHTEWTNLTSTKPLAEQLQLVHYGPGQEYTAHHDFGFSRIDDQFQGARFGTLLLYLNEGMTGGETSFPRWSNAETFHELSIKPEVGKAVLFYSQLPDGNLDDLSHHAAKPVTDGEKWLINLWTWDPIYD; encoded by the exons ATGAATCTGACTTTGAAAGTCTTGTCCTGCGCACCTAGGGCCTTCGAAATCGAAAACTTCCTATCTCGACAGGAAGTTGAGCATATTGTGCAACTTGCTTCGGGTGTTGATCTCAAACTCTCGTCTACCGGTGACATAACTGGTCACAAGGAAACACCCAAAGAATTACAGACAGACTCCCGACGCACACGAACTTCCTATAACTCTTGGGTACCGCGCGAAAAGTCACCGATCATCGACGCAATTTACCGGCGGGCTGCCGACGTCATGCGCATTGATGAAGCTCTCCTCCGTCATCGTAGCGACCATACCGAATGGACCAACTTGACTTCTACCAAGCCTTTGGCAGAACAGCTACAACTGGTTCACTATGGACCCGGCCAAGAGTACACGGCCCATCATGACTTCGGCTTCTCGCGCATCGATGATCAGTTTCAAGGGGCCCGCTTTGGAACTTTACTTTTGTACTTGAATGAGGGCATGACAGGAGGAGAAACGAGCTTTCCACGATGGTCGAATGCAGAAACATTTCATGAACTATCCATCAAACCCGAAGTCGGCAAAGCGGTCTTGTTTTACAGCCAACTTCCTGACGGTAATCTTGATGAT CTCTCCCACCATGCGGCGAAACCTGTCACGGATGGAGAAAAATGGTTGATCAACTTGTGGACATGGGACCCCATTTACGATTGA